From Cellulomonas oligotrophica, a single genomic window includes:
- a CDS encoding molybdopterin-dependent oxidoreductase yields the protein MRVDGQEVAATPAPGQCLRTFLRQEGHVAVKKGCDSGDCGACTVLVDGQARHSCLVPAVRVADAEVTTAAGLGTPDALSPVQEAFVDAQGFQCGFCTAGMVVTATALADDDGHVHLDEDGLVRRFKGNLCRCTGYRSVRDALAGKTNVVREGGVGDAVAVPAGRRLVCGREPFTLDEPPTGLLHLAVLGSPHSHARITRIDTTAARALPGVHLVLTHHDSPDVLFSTGRHQHRTDDPDDTRVLDDVVRFHGQRVAAVVADSVAVAQAACALVEVEYEVLPAVLDPEEARRPGAPLVHGDKDAATSRIADPARNVVAASHGEVGDVDAALAAAHRTVRGTWRTARVSHAALETHAAVGWLDDDGRLVVRTSTQVPFLVREELCHVFGLDRDRVRVLAARVGGGFGGKQELLTEDLVTLAVLRLGRPVQYEMTREDELALAPCRHPMRVEVALGADADGRLTAMHLDVLSDTGAYGNHGPGVMFHGIHESVAQYRCPAKRVDAEAVYTHQLPSGAFRGYGLGQVLFALESAVDELARELGLDPFEMRRRNVVRPGDAFLVNQEDTTTDLGYGVGDDDTPSYGLVECLDLVEDALATTRAGDATLVPTGDRWRTGEGLAVAMIATIPPRGHHSTATVHVDADGRYEVAVGTAEFGNGTSTVHVQLVATALGTSPDRVRLRQSDTDRSGYDTGAYGSTGSVVAGRAVAQAAALLHDDLVAAALALAAPAPGVVPVVGPDGVRVGDRLVTFAEIGPRSAEGSHHGSPRSVAFNVHAFRVAVDTATGTVRILQSVQAADAGVVLNPEQLRGQIEGGVAQGIGSALQEETLIVDGVVTTRALRTYRVPQMADVPPTRVLLARTHDGLGPHGAKSMSEAPYNPVAPALANAVRDALGVRPYEIPLTRDRVWRLTR from the coding sequence GTGAGGGTCGACGGCCAGGAGGTCGCGGCGACGCCCGCACCGGGGCAGTGCCTGCGCACGTTCCTGCGGCAGGAGGGCCACGTCGCGGTGAAGAAGGGCTGCGACTCCGGCGACTGCGGGGCGTGCACGGTGCTGGTGGACGGGCAGGCCCGGCACTCGTGCCTGGTCCCGGCGGTGCGGGTCGCGGACGCCGAGGTCACGACGGCCGCGGGCCTGGGCACCCCGGACGCGCTGAGCCCGGTGCAGGAGGCGTTCGTCGACGCCCAGGGGTTCCAGTGCGGGTTCTGCACGGCCGGCATGGTGGTCACGGCCACGGCGCTCGCGGACGACGACGGGCACGTGCACCTCGACGAGGACGGGCTGGTCCGCCGGTTCAAGGGCAACCTGTGCCGGTGCACCGGGTACCGGTCGGTGCGGGACGCGCTGGCGGGCAAGACGAACGTGGTCCGCGAGGGCGGCGTCGGCGATGCGGTGGCGGTGCCCGCGGGGCGGCGCCTCGTGTGCGGGCGCGAGCCGTTCACGCTGGACGAGCCGCCGACGGGCCTGCTGCACCTGGCAGTGCTGGGCTCCCCGCACAGCCACGCGCGGATCACCCGCATCGACACGACGGCCGCGCGGGCGCTGCCGGGGGTCCACCTGGTGCTCACGCACCACGACTCCCCCGACGTGCTGTTCTCCACGGGCCGGCACCAGCACCGCACGGACGACCCGGACGACACGCGGGTGCTGGACGACGTCGTGCGGTTCCACGGGCAGCGCGTCGCCGCGGTGGTCGCGGACTCGGTCGCGGTCGCGCAGGCCGCGTGCGCGCTGGTCGAGGTGGAGTACGAGGTGCTGCCCGCGGTCTTGGACCCCGAGGAGGCCCGCCGCCCCGGTGCGCCGCTGGTGCACGGCGACAAGGACGCGGCGACGTCCCGCATCGCCGACCCGGCGCGCAACGTGGTCGCGGCCAGCCACGGCGAGGTGGGCGACGTCGACGCGGCGCTCGCGGCGGCGCACCGCACGGTGCGCGGCACGTGGCGCACGGCCCGGGTCTCGCACGCGGCCCTGGAGACGCACGCGGCGGTCGGCTGGCTGGACGACGACGGGCGGCTGGTGGTGCGCACGAGCACGCAGGTGCCGTTCCTCGTCCGCGAGGAGCTGTGCCACGTCTTCGGCCTCGACCGCGACCGGGTGCGGGTGCTGGCCGCGCGCGTGGGCGGCGGGTTCGGCGGCAAGCAGGAGCTGCTGACGGAGGACCTGGTGACGCTGGCGGTGCTGCGCCTGGGCCGGCCCGTGCAGTACGAGATGACGCGCGAGGACGAGCTCGCGCTGGCCCCGTGCCGGCACCCCATGCGCGTGGAGGTCGCGCTCGGCGCCGACGCGGACGGACGGCTGACGGCGATGCACCTGGACGTGCTCTCGGACACCGGCGCGTACGGCAACCACGGCCCGGGCGTGATGTTCCACGGCATCCACGAGTCGGTGGCGCAGTACCGGTGCCCGGCCAAGCGCGTGGACGCCGAGGCCGTCTACACCCACCAGCTCCCGTCGGGCGCGTTCCGCGGGTACGGGCTGGGGCAGGTGCTGTTCGCGCTGGAGTCCGCGGTCGACGAGCTCGCCCGCGAGCTGGGCCTGGACCCGTTCGAGATGCGCCGCCGCAACGTGGTGCGCCCGGGCGACGCGTTCCTCGTCAACCAGGAGGACACCACGACGGACCTCGGCTACGGCGTCGGTGACGACGACACCCCGTCGTACGGGCTGGTCGAGTGCCTCGACCTCGTCGAGGACGCCCTGGCCACCACGCGCGCGGGCGATGCCACGCTGGTGCCGACCGGCGACCGCTGGCGCACGGGCGAGGGCCTGGCGGTGGCGATGATCGCGACGATCCCGCCGCGCGGGCACCACTCGACCGCGACGGTGCACGTGGACGCCGACGGCCGCTACGAGGTCGCCGTCGGCACGGCGGAGTTCGGCAACGGCACCTCCACGGTGCACGTCCAGCTCGTCGCGACCGCGCTGGGCACGTCCCCCGACCGGGTGCGCCTGCGCCAGTCCGACACCGACCGCTCCGGCTACGACACCGGCGCGTACGGCTCGACGGGCTCCGTCGTCGCGGGCCGCGCCGTGGCCCAGGCCGCGGCCCTCCTGCACGACGACCTCGTGGCCGCGGCCCTCGCCCTGGCCGCCCCGGCCCCGGGCGTCGTGCCCGTCGTCGGCCCCGACGGCGTCCGGGTCGGCGACCGGCTGGTCACGTTCGCCGAGATCGGCCCGCGCAGCGCCGAGGGCTCGCACCACGGCAGCCCCCGCTCGGTCGCGTTCAACGTGCACGCGTTCCGGGTGGCCGTCGACACCGCGACCGGCACGGTGCGGATCCTGCAGTCCGTGCAGGCCGCCGACGCGGGCGTCGTCCTCAACCCCGAGCAGCTGCGCGGGCAGATCGAGGGCGGGGTCGCGCAGGGCATCGGATCGGCCCTGCAGGAGGAGACGCTGATCGTCGACGGCGTGGTCACCACCCGCGCCCTGCGCACCTACCGCGTGCCGCAGATGGCCGACGTCCCCCCGACCCGCGTGCTGCTGGCCCGCACCCACGACGGCCTGGGCCCGCACGGCGCGAAGTCCATGAGCGAGGCCCCCTACAACCCCGTCGCCCCCGCCCTGGCCAACGCCGTTCGCGACGCCCTCGGCGTGCGCCCCTACGAGATCCCCCTGACCCGCGACCGCGTGTGGCGCCTCACCCGCTGA
- a CDS encoding helix-turn-helix domain-containing protein: MQQVPNESDVIRPKWYRTRSMRSLGVAVRDARETRGLTQDELADLISSSRPTLSRLERGASVSAETVLEALARCGYEMVVVPRGSQVTVS; this comes from the coding sequence ATGCAGCAGGTGCCGAATGAATCAGATGTGATTCGCCCCAAGTGGTACCGCACCAGGTCCATGCGGTCTCTCGGCGTCGCGGTCCGTGACGCCCGGGAGACCCGCGGCCTGACGCAGGACGAGCTCGCGGACCTGATCTCGTCCTCGCGCCCCACCCTGTCCCGCCTCGAGCGCGGCGCCTCCGTCTCGGCCGAGACCGTGCTCGAGGCCCTCGCGCGCTGCGGCTACGAGATGGTCGTCGTCCCGCGCGGCTCCCAGGTCACCGTGTCATGA
- a CDS encoding FAD binding domain-containing protein: protein MDLGTVTSLRAARERADLRLAPGEVLLAGGTWLFSEPQPGVHGLVDLMALGWEPVERTGAGLRVAATCTVEQLAAHVPDPAWAAWPLVGACADALLMSFKVQGQATVGGNLALALPAGAMTSLTSALDGVAVVWTPDGGERRERVADLVRGAGRTSLTPGEVLRAVELPEHALRARTAVRQVSLTAVGRSASLVVARQDEDGTVTLTVTAAVPRPVQHRFAGVPASAQVDAVLAGLEWFDDVHGAPDWRRAVTTVLAHEVVAELAEVGA from the coding sequence TGCGCGCGGCCCGCGAGCGCGCCGACCTGCGGCTGGCACCGGGCGAGGTGCTGCTGGCGGGCGGCACGTGGCTGTTCTCCGAGCCGCAGCCGGGCGTGCACGGGCTGGTGGACCTCATGGCGCTGGGCTGGGAGCCGGTCGAGCGCACGGGCGCCGGGCTGCGGGTGGCGGCCACGTGCACGGTCGAGCAGCTCGCGGCGCACGTGCCGGACCCGGCGTGGGCGGCGTGGCCGCTGGTCGGGGCGTGCGCGGACGCGCTGCTGATGTCGTTCAAGGTGCAGGGGCAGGCCACGGTGGGCGGCAACCTGGCGCTGGCGCTGCCGGCGGGGGCGATGACGTCGTTGACGTCCGCGCTCGACGGGGTGGCGGTGGTGTGGACGCCCGACGGCGGCGAGCGGCGCGAGCGTGTCGCGGACCTGGTGCGCGGCGCGGGCCGCACGAGCCTGACCCCCGGCGAGGTGCTGCGCGCGGTGGAGCTGCCGGAGCACGCGCTGCGGGCGCGGACGGCGGTGCGGCAGGTGTCGCTCACGGCCGTGGGCCGGTCGGCGTCGCTCGTGGTGGCCCGGCAGGACGAGGACGGCACCGTGACGCTGACGGTGACGGCGGCCGTGCCGCGGCCGGTGCAGCACCGGTTCGCCGGCGTGCCGGCGTCCGCGCAGGTGGACGCGGTCCTGGCGGGGCTGGAGTGGTTCGACGACGTGCACGGCGCCCCGGACTGGCGGCGTGCGGTGACGACGGTGCTGGCGCACGAGGTCGTCGCGGAGCTGGCGGAGGTGGGCGCGTGA